CTCGGATCTCGCCTTCGGCGATTTCGGCCTCCAGTCGCTCGATCCGGGCTGGGTCACCGCCCGCCAGATCGAGGCCGCCCGCATCGCGATGACCCGACACATCAAGCGCGGCGGGAAGATCTGGATCCGCGTGTTCCCGGACAAGCCGATCACGAAGAAGCCCGCCGAAACCCGAATGGGAAAGGGGAAGGGCGCCCCCGAAGGATGGGTCGTCGTGGTCAAGCCCGGCCGCATCCTGTTCGAGATGGAGGGCGTCGACGACGCCACGGCGAAGGCGGCGATGAAGCTCGCGGCCGACAAGATCGGGATTCGCACCCGATTCGTCGCCCGGCACGAAGCGAAAGCGGCGGTGGCACCATGAAGAAGAAGGACCTGGAACAGCTTCGGGGAGAGGGGCCCGGCGCGCT
Above is a window of Thermoanaerobaculia bacterium DNA encoding:
- the rplP gene encoding 50S ribosomal protein L16 — encoded protein: MLMPSKVKFRKQQRGRMRGKAQRGSDLAFGDFGLQSLDPGWVTARQIEAARIAMTRHIKRGGKIWIRVFPDKPITKKPAETRMGKGKGAPEGWVVVVKPGRILFEMEGVDDATAKAAMKLAADKIGIRTRFVARHEAKAAVAP